The Phacochoerus africanus isolate WHEZ1 chromosome X, ROS_Pafr_v1, whole genome shotgun sequence genome has a segment encoding these proteins:
- the G6PD gene encoding glucose-6-phosphate 1-dehydrogenase isoform X3, producing the protein MRVQASAPRRLQHAVVSVLQVAATLGDLAKKKIYPTLWWLFRDGLLPEDTYIVGYARSRLSVADIRRQSEPFFKATPEEKPRLEEFFARNSYVAGQYDDAASYARLDSHMNALHQGPQANRLFYLALPPTVYEAVTKNIRETCMSRAGWNRVIVEKPFGRDLQSSDQLSNHISSLFREDQIYRIDHYLGKEMVQNLMVLRFANRIFGPIWNRDNIACVILTFKEPFGTEGRGGYFDEFGIIRDVMQNHLLQMLCLVAMEKPASTDSDDVRDEKVKVLKCISEVQASNVVLGQYVGNPNGEGEATRGYLDDPTVPCGSTTATFAAVVLYVENERWDGVPFILRCGKALNERKAEVRLQFRDVAGDIFQQQCKRNELVIRVQPDEAVYTKMMTKKPGMFFSPEESELDLTYGNRYKNVKLPDAYERLILDVFCGSQMHFVRSDELREAWRIFTPLLHKIEREKLQPIPYVYGSRGPPEADELMKRVGFQYEGTYKWVNPHKL; encoded by the exons ATGCGTGTACAAGCATCTGCCCCACGTCGCCTCCAACACGCGGTGGTGTCAGTCTTGCAGGTGGCAGCCACGCTG GGCGACTTGGCCAAGAAGAAGATCTACCCCACCCTGTG GTGGCTGTTCCGAGATGGCCTTTTGCCCGAAGACACATACATCGTGGGCTACGCCCGCTCGCGCCTCTCCGTGGCTGACATCCGCAGGCAGAGCGAGCCGTTCTTCAAA GCCACCCCCGAGGAAAAGCCCAGGCTGGAGGAGTTCTTCGCCCGCAACTCCTACGTGGCTGGCCAGTACGACGATGCGGCCTCCTACGCGCGCCTCGACAGCCACATGAACGCCCTCCACCAGGGGCCCCAGGCCAACCGCCTCTTCTACCTGGCCTTGCCGCCCACCGTCTACGAGGCCGTCACCAAGAACATCCGCGAGACCTGCATGAGCCGCGC AGGCTGGAACCGCGTCATCGTGGAGAAGCCCTTCGGGAGGGACCTGCAGAGCTCCGACCAGCTGTCCAACCACATCTCCTCCCTGTTCCGCGAGGACCAGATCTACCGCATCGACCACTACCTGGGCAAGGAGATGGTCCAGAACCTCATGGTGCTGAG GTTTGCCAACAGGATCTTCGGGCCCATCTGGAACCGAGACAACATCGCCTGCGTCATCCTCACCTTCAAGGAGCCCTTTGGCACCGAGGGCCGCGGGGGCTACTTCGATGAATTCGGGATCATCCG GGACGTGATGCAGAATCACCTCCTGCAGATGCTGTGTCTGGTGGCCATGGAGAAGCCCGCCTCCACCGACTCGGACGACGTCCGCGATGAgaag GTCAAGGTGTTGAAGTGCATCTCAGAGGTGCAGGCGAGCAACGTGGTCCTGGGCCAGTACGTGGGGAACCCCAACGGAGAGGGCGAGGCCACCAGAGGGTACCTGGACGACCCCACGGTGCCCTGCGGGTCCACCACCGCCACCTTTGCGGCTGTCGTCCTCTACGTGGAGAACGAGCGATGGGACG GGGTGCCCTTCATCCTGCGCTGCGGCAAAGCCCTGAACGAGCGCAAGGCCGAGGTGCGCCTGCAGTTCCGCGACGTGGCCGGGGACATCTTCCAGCAGCAGTGCAAGCGCAACGAGCTGGTGATCCGCGTGCAGCCCGACGAGGCCGTGTACACCAAGATGATGACGAAGAAGCCCGGCATGTTCTTCAGCCCCGAGGAGTCCGAGCTGGACCTGACCTACGGCAACAGATACAAG AACGTGAAGCTCCCCGACGCCTACGAGCGCCTCATCCTGGACGTCTTCTGCGGGAGCCAGATGCACTTCGTGCGCAG CGACGAGCTCCGGGAGGCCTGGCGCATCTTCACGCCGCTGCTGCACAAGATCGAACGCGAGAAACTCCAGCCCATTCCCTATGTTTACGGcag CCGCGGGCCCCCGGAGGCGGACGAGCTGATGAAAAGAGTGGGGTTCCAGTACGAGGGCACCTACAAGTGGGTGAACCCCCACAAGCTCTGa
- the G6PD gene encoding glucose-6-phosphate 1-dehydrogenase isoform X2 — translation MAEQVALSRTQVCGILREELYQGDAFHQSDTHIFIIMGASGDLAKKKIYPTLWWLFRDGLLPEDTYIVGYARSRLSVADIRRQSEPFFKATPEEKPRLEEFFARNSYVAGQYDDAASYARLDSHMNALHQGPQANRLFYLALPPTVYEAVTKNIRETCMSRAGWNRVIVEKPFGRDLQSSDQLSNHISSLFREDQIYRIDHYLGKEMVQNLMVLRFANRIFGPIWNRDNIACVILTFKEPFGTEGRGGYFDEFGIIRDVMQNHLLQMLCLVAMEKPASTDSDDVRDEKVKVLKCISEVQASNVVLGQYVGNPNGEGEATRGYLDDPTVPCGSTTATFAAVVLYVENERWDGVPFILRCGKALNERKAEVRLQFRDVAGDIFQQQCKRNELVIRVQPDEAVYTKMMTKKPGMFFSPEESELDLTYGNRYKNVKLPDAYERLILDVFCGSQMHFVRSDELREAWRIFTPLLHKIEREKLQPIPYVYGSRGPPEADELMKRVGFQYEGTYKWVNPHKL, via the exons GGCGACTTGGCCAAGAAGAAGATCTACCCCACCCTGTG GTGGCTGTTCCGAGATGGCCTTTTGCCCGAAGACACATACATCGTGGGCTACGCCCGCTCGCGCCTCTCCGTGGCTGACATCCGCAGGCAGAGCGAGCCGTTCTTCAAA GCCACCCCCGAGGAAAAGCCCAGGCTGGAGGAGTTCTTCGCCCGCAACTCCTACGTGGCTGGCCAGTACGACGATGCGGCCTCCTACGCGCGCCTCGACAGCCACATGAACGCCCTCCACCAGGGGCCCCAGGCCAACCGCCTCTTCTACCTGGCCTTGCCGCCCACCGTCTACGAGGCCGTCACCAAGAACATCCGCGAGACCTGCATGAGCCGCGC AGGCTGGAACCGCGTCATCGTGGAGAAGCCCTTCGGGAGGGACCTGCAGAGCTCCGACCAGCTGTCCAACCACATCTCCTCCCTGTTCCGCGAGGACCAGATCTACCGCATCGACCACTACCTGGGCAAGGAGATGGTCCAGAACCTCATGGTGCTGAG GTTTGCCAACAGGATCTTCGGGCCCATCTGGAACCGAGACAACATCGCCTGCGTCATCCTCACCTTCAAGGAGCCCTTTGGCACCGAGGGCCGCGGGGGCTACTTCGATGAATTCGGGATCATCCG GGACGTGATGCAGAATCACCTCCTGCAGATGCTGTGTCTGGTGGCCATGGAGAAGCCCGCCTCCACCGACTCGGACGACGTCCGCGATGAgaag GTCAAGGTGTTGAAGTGCATCTCAGAGGTGCAGGCGAGCAACGTGGTCCTGGGCCAGTACGTGGGGAACCCCAACGGAGAGGGCGAGGCCACCAGAGGGTACCTGGACGACCCCACGGTGCCCTGCGGGTCCACCACCGCCACCTTTGCGGCTGTCGTCCTCTACGTGGAGAACGAGCGATGGGACG GGGTGCCCTTCATCCTGCGCTGCGGCAAAGCCCTGAACGAGCGCAAGGCCGAGGTGCGCCTGCAGTTCCGCGACGTGGCCGGGGACATCTTCCAGCAGCAGTGCAAGCGCAACGAGCTGGTGATCCGCGTGCAGCCCGACGAGGCCGTGTACACCAAGATGATGACGAAGAAGCCCGGCATGTTCTTCAGCCCCGAGGAGTCCGAGCTGGACCTGACCTACGGCAACAGATACAAG AACGTGAAGCTCCCCGACGCCTACGAGCGCCTCATCCTGGACGTCTTCTGCGGGAGCCAGATGCACTTCGTGCGCAG CGACGAGCTCCGGGAGGCCTGGCGCATCTTCACGCCGCTGCTGCACAAGATCGAACGCGAGAAACTCCAGCCCATTCCCTATGTTTACGGcag CCGCGGGCCCCCGGAGGCGGACGAGCTGATGAAAAGAGTGGGGTTCCAGTACGAGGGCACCTACAAGTGGGTGAACCCCCACAAGCTCTGa